Proteins from a single region of Dyadobacter fanqingshengii:
- a CDS encoding tetratricopeptide repeat protein: MMEKNFGERKDYMKETLLRFERMLKTSEPVFFDLDTYEKVTVHYIEEGDWDKAYKACELGLSDYPYSLDLLLNMVQLHANRGEHELAQEILERASLFHPGDIEISFMQVAISNMIGEFEEAIEVLENLLQRVEDQDEIYFQIGQTYQNWGKYDDAIKFYKKSLRNNLNNESALYELAHCLDLVGQLESHLDYYNELVDRDPFSHHAWYNLGIAFSKLERYEDAVNAYEYATLVKEDFASAFFQLGNSYMNLEKYEDAKEQYLKAIELEGEQPETCCCLGTCYEKLGEFETAIKYYRQTVKLDKQWDDGWYGLGICFSELGRWYEAVGFLRKAIQITELNPDYWLALAETEFKVGNVISAFEAFEKAAEIEPSNPDIWLKWSHVLFEQGNYVRACDLLQAAIDEMPEEADLYYRMAVYQIHAGTYREALLNLETGLTLDYDAHIQLFDFFPDLEKQKALFRIIEQYREK; encoded by the coding sequence ATGATGGAGAAAAATTTTGGGGAAAGAAAGGATTATATGAAAGAAACATTGCTCAGGTTTGAAAGAATGCTTAAAACAAGTGAGCCGGTTTTTTTTGATTTGGATACTTATGAAAAAGTAACGGTTCACTACATTGAAGAAGGAGATTGGGATAAGGCTTATAAAGCGTGTGAGTTAGGTTTGTCGGACTATCCTTATTCGCTGGACCTTTTACTTAATATGGTGCAGCTTCATGCCAACCGCGGCGAACATGAGCTCGCGCAGGAAATTCTCGAAAGGGCTTCACTTTTCCATCCCGGCGACATTGAAATTTCTTTCATGCAGGTTGCCATTTCCAATATGATCGGTGAATTTGAAGAAGCCATCGAGGTTTTGGAAAATTTATTGCAGCGTGTTGAAGATCAGGATGAAATATATTTTCAAATAGGACAGACTTACCAGAATTGGGGGAAATATGATGATGCGATCAAGTTTTATAAAAAGTCGCTTCGGAATAACCTGAATAATGAAAGTGCATTATATGAACTCGCACATTGCCTGGATCTGGTAGGGCAGCTGGAAAGCCATCTGGACTACTATAATGAACTCGTTGACCGCGATCCGTTTTCGCATCATGCCTGGTATAATCTCGGCATCGCATTCAGTAAACTGGAACGTTACGAGGACGCGGTGAATGCTTACGAGTATGCAACATTGGTGAAGGAAGATTTCGCTTCTGCGTTTTTCCAGCTGGGTAATTCGTACATGAACCTTGAAAAGTACGAGGATGCGAAAGAGCAATATCTGAAAGCAATTGAGCTGGAAGGCGAACAGCCGGAAACTTGCTGCTGCCTGGGCACTTGCTATGAGAAGCTGGGCGAATTTGAAACAGCAATTAAATATTATCGTCAGACCGTTAAGCTGGACAAGCAATGGGATGATGGCTGGTATGGGTTGGGGATTTGTTTCAGTGAGCTTGGGCGGTGGTATGAGGCTGTTGGATTTTTGCGTAAAGCAATACAAATCACAGAGTTAAACCCGGATTACTGGCTCGCGCTGGCTGAAACCGAATTCAAAGTTGGTAACGTCATTTCAGCGTTTGAAGCATTTGAAAAAGCAGCCGAAATTGAGCCGTCCAATCCGGATATCTGGCTAAAATGGTCTCATGTGTTATTTGAACAAGGCAATTACGTTCGCGCTTGTGATCTTTTGCAGGCTGCTATTGATGAAATGCCTGAGGAAGCGGATCTATATTACCGCATGGCCGTTTATCAGATCCATGCAGGCACATATCGCGAAGCATTACTGAACCTGGAAACGGGCTTAACCTTGGATTACGACGCTCACATACAGCTTTTCGACTTTTTCCCTGATCTGGAAAAACAGAAAGCATTGTTCAGGATCATAGAACAATACAGAGAAAAATAA
- a CDS encoding glycosyltransferase family 4 protein: protein MRIGFDAKRAFANKTGLGNYSRFVLDALLTNEKTQTYLAYAPKNKAELFTEFPGDNIRLPQTFLDKKLSAYWRYASITHQLKADGIDVFHGLSNELPQGLQKAGIKSVVTIHDLIFERLPHLFKPIDRLIYRNKFQSACRRADSIIAISEQTKRDLVALYHVDSQKIQVVYQDCNPIFKRQIAHSQKEEIRRIYDIQGPYILCVGTLEERKNQHRLVEAFANVASNDFQLILVGKPTRYTPKILEYIKKYNLETKVKILRDVPTAHLPALYQEAEIFAYISIYEGFGIPILEALHSGTPVLAAKGSCLEEAGGPGGLYADPYQKEDISHQLNKLITDAALRKRLVEAGKQHISQFSGENIARQLVDLYENLR, encoded by the coding sequence ATGCGTATCGGATTTGATGCTAAGAGAGCTTTTGCCAATAAAACCGGACTTGGAAATTACAGCCGCTTTGTACTCGATGCGCTCCTGACAAACGAAAAAACCCAAACTTACCTCGCCTACGCGCCCAAAAACAAGGCAGAACTTTTTACCGAATTTCCGGGAGATAACATCCGCCTTCCGCAAACTTTCCTGGACAAGAAACTATCCGCTTACTGGCGATATGCTTCTATAACCCACCAATTAAAGGCTGATGGCATTGATGTGTTTCATGGACTAAGCAACGAACTTCCGCAGGGTTTGCAAAAAGCTGGAATTAAGTCTGTGGTGACCATTCATGATTTAATTTTCGAACGACTGCCGCATTTGTTCAAGCCTATCGACCGGTTGATTTACAGAAATAAATTCCAGTCTGCATGCCGCCGGGCAGATTCAATTATTGCCATTAGTGAGCAGACCAAACGCGATTTGGTAGCGCTTTATCATGTGGATAGTCAAAAAATCCAGGTTGTTTATCAGGATTGCAATCCGATTTTTAAACGCCAAATTGCGCATAGCCAAAAGGAAGAAATAAGGCGCATTTATGACATTCAGGGACCATACATTTTGTGCGTAGGAACATTGGAAGAGCGCAAAAATCAGCACAGGTTAGTAGAGGCATTTGCTAATGTTGCCAGCAATGATTTTCAGCTTATTCTGGTGGGGAAACCTACGCGTTATACGCCCAAAATTTTGGAATACATTAAAAAATATAATCTGGAAACTAAGGTAAAAATCCTCCGGGATGTTCCTACGGCACATTTGCCTGCGCTTTACCAGGAAGCTGAAATATTTGCATACATCTCCATTTACGAAGGTTTTGGCATTCCCATTCTGGAAGCATTACACAGCGGAACACCCGTTTTGGCAGCGAAAGGTTCGTGCCTCGAAGAAGCCGGCGGCCCCGGAGGATTGTATGCAGATCCTTATCAAAAAGAAGACATCAGCCATCAGCTTAACAAACTGATCACTGATGCCGCTCTAAGAAAACGTCTCGTAGAAGCCGGAAAACAACATATCAGTCAGTTTTCGGGCGAAAATATTGCTCGTCAGCTTGTAGATTTATATGAAAATCTACGCTAA
- a CDS encoding SDR family NAD(P)-dependent oxidoreductase, producing the protein MKVLITGATGLVGSATAKKFLSENHEVFALVRPGSDRSLLADHVSKIHWIEGDILDISSLEKAVENMDMVVHTAAVVSFIPKERKAMYKVNVEGTANVVNVCLKYHVGKLCHVSSIAAIGRPDARKAIPGKNVILDENHRWEDSPENSEYAKTKHLGELEVWRGIAEGLNAVIVNPTLILGEGDWSKSSTQIFGYVFKEKPFYTEGIANYVDVKDVADIVFQLLLSDISGERFLLNAGSISYQNLFNTIADAMHKKRPSFKVGAGLAGIIWRFEAVRTWLLGTKPLITKETAKSAARKVSYDNGKIRKALGFQFQPIERTVARVSESLLGKI; encoded by the coding sequence ATGAAAGTTCTCATTACAGGTGCGACGGGTTTGGTTGGAAGTGCGACTGCAAAGAAGTTTCTTTCTGAAAATCATGAGGTTTTTGCATTAGTGCGGCCTGGTTCTGATCGCAGCCTTCTTGCGGACCATGTGTCAAAAATACATTGGATAGAGGGTGATATACTGGATATCAGCTCTTTGGAAAAAGCAGTGGAAAATATGGATATGGTTGTTCATACGGCCGCAGTAGTTTCTTTTATTCCGAAGGAGCGGAAAGCCATGTACAAGGTGAATGTGGAAGGAACTGCGAATGTTGTGAATGTGTGTCTCAAATATCATGTTGGTAAACTTTGCCACGTGAGCAGCATTGCGGCAATTGGTCGCCCGGATGCCCGAAAAGCCATTCCCGGGAAGAATGTGATCCTGGATGAAAATCATCGATGGGAAGATTCTCCCGAAAATTCTGAATATGCCAAAACAAAGCATTTAGGAGAGCTGGAAGTCTGGCGCGGGATCGCGGAAGGGCTTAATGCAGTGATTGTTAATCCTACACTGATCCTGGGTGAAGGAGACTGGAGCAAAAGCAGTACGCAGATATTTGGCTACGTTTTCAAGGAAAAACCTTTTTATACAGAAGGCATTGCAAATTATGTAGACGTAAAGGATGTCGCAGACATTGTATTTCAGCTTTTGTTATCGGATATCTCGGGAGAAAGATTTCTGTTGAATGCGGGGAGCATTTCCTATCAGAATTTGTTCAATACTATCGCGGATGCCATGCATAAAAAGCGGCCATCATTTAAAGTTGGCGCCGGACTGGCGGGAATTATTTGGCGGTTCGAAGCGGTAAGGACGTGGTTGCTGGGAACAAAACCTTTGATTACCAAGGAAACGGCCAAGTCTGCGGCCAGAAAGGTGAGTTATGACAACGGAAAGATCAGGAAAGCATTGGGTTTTCAGTTTCAGCCCATTGAACGAACGGTTGCCAGAGTAAGTGAAAGTTTGCTCGGCAAGATTTGA
- the metG gene encoding methionine--tRNA ligase has translation MPIPDPKRYTVTAALIYANGPIHIGHLAGCYIPADIYVRYLRSKGKEVAFISGTDEHGVPITIRAKKEGLTPQQVVDKYYAQIDAAFKDLGISFDIYSRTSKAVHHETSQEIFKDLYDKHVFVEETTEQYFDETAEQFLADRYIVGTCPVCANPNAYGDQCERCGSTLSPLELKDPRSMLSGAKPILKATKNWYLPLDTMQPDIENYINSHTEWKTNVFGQCQSWLKDGLKPRAMTRDLDWGISVPLPDTEGKVLYVWFEAPIGYISATKDWLIQKNGTDEGWKKWWQPTAPGEETKLVHFIGKDNIVFHCIIFPAMLMAEGNYILPDNVPANEFMNLEGDKISTSRNWAVWLHEYLDELPNKQDVLRYVLTANAPETKDSEFTWKDFQTRNNSELVGIYGNFINRAIVLTQKFCESKVPARGALQEIDEIALKDLAEFPARIAESLETYRFREALTLIMDLARSGNKYLAETQPWHAIKTDPERVNTILNIALQISATLSIVSEPVLPFTAAKIQEQLGMTNITWEHAGNQDLLSPGQPVLEAKLLFEKIEDHVIEQQIQKLHDAKRMNELEGKTVTAIKPEIQYDDFGKMDIRVATIVAAENVPKSKKLLKLLVNIGIEQRTVLSGISEHFSAEEVIGKKVLYLANLAPRKMMGLESHGMILMAEDRDGSLAFVQPGKEVWNGGTVN, from the coding sequence ATGCCCATTCCCGATCCAAAACGATATACTGTTACCGCCGCGCTGATCTATGCCAATGGCCCCATTCATATTGGTCATTTGGCTGGATGTTACATACCGGCAGATATATACGTTCGTTACCTGCGCTCCAAAGGGAAAGAAGTTGCCTTCATCAGCGGAACCGATGAGCATGGCGTCCCCATCACCATTCGTGCCAAAAAAGAGGGGTTGACACCGCAGCAGGTCGTTGATAAATATTACGCGCAAATCGATGCTGCTTTCAAAGATCTGGGCATTTCGTTCGATATTTATTCAAGGACCAGCAAAGCGGTTCATCACGAAACCTCTCAGGAAATTTTTAAGGATCTTTACGATAAGCATGTCTTTGTTGAGGAAACCACTGAGCAGTATTTTGATGAAACGGCGGAGCAATTCCTGGCCGACCGATACATTGTCGGGACTTGTCCGGTTTGTGCAAATCCAAATGCGTACGGCGACCAGTGCGAGCGTTGCGGTTCAACATTGAGTCCCCTGGAACTGAAAGATCCGCGATCCATGCTTTCCGGTGCAAAACCTATTTTGAAGGCGACCAAAAACTGGTATCTGCCACTGGACACCATGCAGCCTGATATTGAAAATTACATTAACAGCCATACTGAGTGGAAAACCAATGTTTTCGGGCAATGTCAATCATGGTTAAAAGACGGCTTAAAGCCGCGCGCCATGACCCGCGACCTTGACTGGGGAATTAGTGTGCCGCTTCCTGATACGGAAGGAAAAGTTTTATATGTGTGGTTTGAAGCGCCTATCGGCTATATTTCTGCCACAAAAGATTGGTTGATCCAAAAGAATGGAACGGATGAAGGCTGGAAAAAATGGTGGCAGCCCACTGCTCCGGGTGAAGAAACCAAGCTCGTCCATTTTATCGGAAAAGATAACATTGTTTTTCATTGCATCATTTTCCCTGCCATGCTAATGGCAGAGGGCAACTATATTTTGCCTGATAATGTGCCTGCAAACGAGTTTATGAACCTGGAAGGCGATAAAATTTCCACTTCCAGAAATTGGGCCGTATGGCTTCATGAATATCTTGATGAACTTCCCAATAAGCAGGATGTGCTGCGTTATGTACTAACGGCCAACGCGCCTGAAACCAAAGACAGCGAATTTACATGGAAGGATTTCCAGACCAGAAATAATAGCGAGCTGGTTGGGATTTACGGCAATTTCATCAACCGCGCCATTGTCCTGACCCAGAAATTTTGCGAAAGCAAAGTGCCTGCAAGAGGAGCTTTGCAGGAAATAGACGAAATTGCACTGAAAGACCTGGCGGAATTCCCGGCGCGTATCGCTGAATCATTGGAAACTTACCGGTTCCGGGAAGCGCTTACTTTAATCATGGATCTGGCCAGATCAGGCAATAAATATCTCGCAGAGACGCAGCCGTGGCATGCAATCAAAACTGATCCTGAGCGGGTTAACACCATTTTGAACATTGCTTTACAAATTTCGGCGACATTGTCCATTGTCTCGGAGCCTGTGCTTCCTTTCACGGCCGCGAAGATCCAGGAACAGCTTGGCATGACGAATATTACCTGGGAACACGCTGGAAATCAAGACCTCCTTTCTCCCGGACAACCGGTTTTGGAAGCAAAATTGTTATTTGAAAAGATTGAAGACCACGTGATTGAACAACAGATCCAAAAACTGCACGACGCAAAACGAATGAATGAGCTGGAAGGAAAAACAGTTACGGCGATCAAACCGGAAATCCAGTATGATGATTTTGGAAAAATGGATATTCGCGTGGCAACAATTGTTGCGGCGGAGAATGTTCCCAAGAGTAAAAAGTTACTCAAATTGCTTGTAAACATCGGCATTGAGCAGCGGACGGTGCTCAGCGGGATATCAGAGCATTTTTCTGCAGAAGAAGTGATTGGTAAGAAAGTGTTGTATCTGGCAAATCTTGCTCCGCGGAAGATGATGGGACTGGAAAGTCACGGAATGATCCTGATGGCAGAAGACCGGGACGGAAGCCTTGCCTTTGTGCAACCCGGAAAAGAAGTCTGGAACGGCGGAACTGTAAACTAA